The following are encoded together in the Clostridia bacterium genome:
- a CDS encoding dihydropteroate synthase, which yields MLIIGESLNATRPQVRAAVQSRDAAFIQALAKEQALAGAHMLDVNAAVPGQDEVEDLPWMVQVVQEAVDLPLSLDSSNVEALLAAMKVHRGRPLINSLSAEKDKLEKLLPVVVENDCSVIVLCMDDGGIPADVEGRLRAARAAVLPLLEAGKKPEDIFLDPLVMSISVDPGAARTTLEVIRRVRESEMAGVRITGGLSNVSFGMPGRKLLNRVFLTMAMTVGLDSCIVDVRDRALMSTLYAARTFLAEGGSREYLKAFREGWLVI from the coding sequence ATGCTGATTATCGGGGAATCCCTGAACGCTACGAGGCCGCAGGTGCGGGCGGCAGTGCAGAGCCGTGATGCGGCTTTCATCCAGGCCCTGGCGAAGGAGCAGGCCCTGGCCGGCGCTCATATGCTGGACGTGAACGCGGCCGTACCGGGGCAGGACGAGGTGGAGGACCTGCCCTGGATGGTACAGGTGGTGCAGGAAGCGGTGGATCTGCCCCTCTCCTTAGACAGTTCCAACGTGGAGGCTTTGCTTGCCGCCATGAAAGTCCACCGGGGCCGGCCTCTGATCAACTCCTTGAGCGCGGAGAAAGATAAACTGGAGAAGCTGCTCCCGGTGGTGGTGGAAAACGACTGTTCCGTCATTGTTTTATGCATGGATGACGGCGGTATTCCCGCGGACGTGGAGGGACGGCTGAGAGCCGCCCGGGCGGCGGTGCTGCCCCTTTTAGAGGCCGGGAAGAAGCCGGAAGACATTTTCCTGGATCCCCTGGTGATGTCCATTTCCGTGGATCCCGGCGCCGCCAGGACCACCCTGGAGGTGATTCGCCGGGTGCGAGAGAGCGAAATGGCCGGGGTCCGGATTACCGGGGGCCTTAGCAACGTGAGCTTCGGGATGCCGGGGCGGAAGCTGTTAAACCGGGTGTTTCTCACCATGGCCATGACTGTGGGCTTGGATTCCTGCATCGTGGATGTGCGGGACCGGGCCCTTATGTCCACTCTCTATGCGGCCAGGACTTTCCTGGCGGAGGGGGGCAGCCGGGAGTACTTAAAAGCTTTCCGGGAAGGTTGGCTGGTGATCTGA